The Leucobacter viscericola sequence TCTCGGCGGTGTTTCTAACGCTCGTGGCGATCACGGCGGCTATCTCACCGTTTCTCACGGAGGCCGCGACCAATCAGAGCATTCTCGATTCGCTCCTTCCCCCGGGCTCTCCGGGGCATCCACTCGGCACCGATGAACTCGGTCGCGACATACTCATGGTCACCCTCGCCGGTACCGGCTCGGCCGTCGCGGGCCCCGTGGTGATCGCCATTGGATCGATGGTTCTCGCGATTCTCATCGGCACACTCGCTGGTTACCTGCGCGGCTCAGTCGATTGGGCCGTCGGGCGTGTGGTCGATATCTTGCTCGCGCTCCCAGTCATGCTTGTTGCCATTGTGGTCGCGGGTATTTTTGGGGCGGGGTACTGGGTCACCGTGTTTATGCTCGTGGCGCTTTTTGCCCCCTCCGACATTCGTATTGTGCGGGCGGGGGTCACTGAACAGGCCCCGAGACCCTACGTCGAAGCGGCTCAAATGCTATCGCTGTCACCCGCGCGGATCATGTACCGCCACACCGTGCCGAACGTGTGGCCGCTGATCATGACCAACTTCATGCTGAACCTCGCTATCGCACTGGTCACACTGTCGTCCCTGTCCTTCCTCGGCATTGGAGTCGCACCCGGCACCCCCGACTGGGGCCGCCAGATCACGGACGGCCGGGGCATCATGGGCGACAACCCCGCGATGATGGTCGTGCCAGCGATCCTCATTGTGCTCGTTGCCATGGCCATCAACGTGCTCGGCGACCACCTGGGTGAGCGCCTGCGAGAGCG is a genomic window containing:
- a CDS encoding ABC transporter permease, which produces MSSQTTQISLLNRVRVAPGKPRDWSVMVSAVFLTLVAITAAISPFLTEAATNQSILDSLLPPGSPGHPLGTDELGRDILMVTLAGTGSAVAGPVVIAIGSMVLAILIGTLAGYLRGSVDWAVGRVVDILLALPVMLVAIVVAGIFGAGYWVTVFMLVALFAPSDIRIVRAGVTEQAPRPYVEAAQMLSLSPARIMYRHTVPNVWPLIMTNFMLNLAIALVTLSSLSFLGIGVAPGTPDWGRQITDGRGIMGDNPAMMVVPAILIVLVAMAINVLGDHLGERLRERGMQ